A genomic segment from Tistrella mobilis encodes:
- a CDS encoding ZIP family metal transporter, translating to MLAGLATGLGALPVLVIRRPGIRRENLLLGGAAGVMLAAALLSLLVPALGSSVARYGALWGALGIGVAIGLGAAAIAALHAVVPHLHVQQDDEAVDHTLRSPHGPGSPAMVAAGGDALLVVDGGGMAAIDARRMAPALLMVLAIALHNLPEGLAVGVGLGGSGAEGGGDLGQGIALAIGIMIQNLPEGFVAAVGMMMTGASRMTALLVAFGTGALEIIGGGLGVALAGLGAGVLPWTMAFAAGAMIFVVSHEMIPETHRHGQEMGASWALIAGFAVMTAIAAGFG from the coding sequence CTGCTTGCAGGCCTTGCGACCGGTCTCGGCGCGCTACCCGTGCTGGTGATCCGACGGCCGGGCATCCGGCGGGAAAACCTGCTGCTGGGCGGTGCCGCGGGCGTGATGCTGGCCGCCGCTCTGTTGTCGCTGCTGGTGCCGGCGCTTGGAAGCTCGGTCGCCCGCTATGGCGCGCTCTGGGGCGCCCTCGGCATCGGGGTCGCCATCGGGCTGGGGGCCGCGGCGATCGCGGCCCTGCACGCCGTGGTGCCGCATCTGCATGTCCAGCAGGATGACGAGGCGGTCGACCACACCCTGCGCAGCCCCCATGGACCCGGCAGCCCGGCCATGGTCGCGGCGGGCGGCGATGCGCTTCTGGTGGTCGATGGCGGCGGAATGGCGGCGATCGATGCCCGGCGGATGGCGCCGGCCCTGCTGATGGTGCTGGCGATCGCGCTCCACAATCTGCCCGAAGGTCTGGCGGTCGGCGTCGGGCTCGGCGGCTCGGGGGCCGAGGGCGGCGGCGATCTGGGCCAGGGCATTGCGCTGGCGATCGGCATCATGATCCAGAACCTGCCGGAAGGCTTCGTCGCGGCGGTGGGCATGATGATGACCGGGGCCAGCCGTATGACGGCACTTCTGGTCGCCTTCGGCACCGGCGCGCTGGAAATCATCGGCGGCGGCCTGGGCGTCGCCCTTGCCGGGCTGGGTGCCGGGGTGCTGCCCTGGACCATGGCGTTCGCGGCTGGCGCGATGATCTTCGTCGTCAGCCATGAGATGATCCCCGAAACCCATCGCCATGGCCAGGAGATGGGGGCGAGCTGGGCACTGATCGCCGGCTTTGCCGTTATGACCGCAATCGCCGCCGGCTTCGGTTGA
- a CDS encoding ABC transporter ATP-binding protein, which yields MTNRPHLSIEGVDLDFRTRDGVRPILRGIDLKIARGEFVAVIGHSGCGKSTLLNIVAGLITPERGAILLDDKVVDAPGPDRAMVFQSHALLPWLTVRENVALAVDQVHRRTMDAAARAQLIDEHLAMVRMDHAAARRPHELSGGMRQRVGIARALAMRPAVLLMDEPFGALDALTRARLQDELMAIQADLSMTVMMVTHDVDEAALLADRVVMMTEGPAARIGRIVDIPLARPRRRAQVLRDPAFIEARVQMLSFLHGDAVEDADAAAMLAVAAE from the coding sequence ATGACCAACCGACCGCATCTGTCGATCGAAGGCGTCGATCTCGACTTTCGCACCCGCGACGGTGTCCGACCCATCCTGCGCGGCATCGATCTGAAGATCGCCCGTGGTGAATTCGTGGCGGTGATCGGCCATTCCGGTTGCGGCAAATCCACCCTGCTCAACATCGTGGCCGGGCTGATCACGCCCGAGCGGGGGGCCATCCTGCTCGACGACAAAGTGGTCGATGCCCCCGGCCCCGACCGGGCGATGGTCTTTCAGTCCCATGCCCTGCTGCCCTGGCTGACGGTGCGCGAGAATGTGGCGCTGGCGGTGGATCAGGTGCATCGCCGGACGATGGATGCCGCCGCCCGCGCGCAGCTGATCGACGAACATCTGGCGATGGTGCGCATGGACCATGCCGCCGCGCGCCGGCCGCACGAGCTGTCGGGCGGTATGCGCCAGCGGGTCGGCATCGCCCGGGCGCTGGCCATGCGCCCGGCCGTGCTGCTGATGGACGAGCCCTTCGGCGCGCTCGACGCGCTGACCCGCGCCCGGCTTCAGGACGAGCTGATGGCCATCCAGGCCGATCTGTCGATGACGGTCATGATGGTGACCCACGATGTCGACGAGGCCGCCCTGCTCGCCGACCGGGTGGTGATGATGACCGAGGGCCCGGCCGCGCGGATCGGCCGGATCGTCGACATCCCCCTCGCCCGCCCGCGCCGCCGCGCCCAGGTGCTCCGCGATCCCGCCTTCATCGAGGCGCGGGTCCAGATGCTGTCCTTCCTGCACGGCGATGCCGTGGAGGATGCCGATGCGGCGGCGATGCTCGCCGTCGCGGCGGAATGA
- a CDS encoding family 1 encapsulin nanocompartment shell protein translates to MDYLNRSQAPFGTDLWRRIDEAAIDAARDALTGRRFLEVDGPYGVGLTSIEIGNDDYCRDPGPDEAGAVMSRAISVPMLRKGFRLSVRRIASSTDQGQPLNLDPVEDAAEAVAAREEEMIYYGNPDFGLEGLLSARGRHEIEGGDWANIDQALQDVLAAVNRLDESGLRGPYALALSPRLYNSLFRRYDGSDVLQLEHISRVCTVGIFKAPIEGGVLVDPRVGVLVIGQDLRAGYGSHDGIHHHLYLSESLVLRIDDPKAICTIGADVGKVPAGK, encoded by the coding sequence ATGGATTACCTGAACCGTTCCCAGGCCCCCTTCGGCACCGATCTCTGGCGCCGGATCGACGAGGCGGCGATCGATGCCGCCCGCGACGCGCTGACCGGCCGCCGCTTTCTGGAGGTCGACGGCCCCTATGGTGTGGGCCTGACCTCGATCGAGATCGGCAATGACGACTATTGCCGCGACCCCGGCCCCGACGAGGCCGGCGCGGTGATGAGCCGCGCGATTTCGGTGCCGATGCTGCGCAAGGGCTTTCGGCTGAGCGTGCGGCGCATCGCCTCTTCCACCGATCAGGGCCAGCCGCTGAACCTCGACCCGGTCGAGGATGCAGCCGAGGCCGTGGCCGCGCGCGAAGAGGAGATGATCTATTACGGCAACCCCGATTTCGGCCTCGAAGGCCTGTTGAGCGCCCGCGGCCGCCACGAGATCGAGGGCGGAGACTGGGCGAATATCGATCAGGCGCTGCAGGACGTGCTCGCCGCGGTGAACAGGCTGGATGAAAGCGGCCTGCGCGGCCCCTATGCGCTGGCCCTGTCGCCCCGGCTCTACAACTCGCTGTTCCGCCGCTATGACGGCAGCGACGTGCTGCAGCTGGAGCATATCTCCCGCGTTTGCACCGTCGGCATCTTCAAGGCGCCGATCGAAGGCGGCGTGCTGGTCGATCCGCGGGTCGGCGTGCTGGTGATCGGCCAGGATCTGCGTGCCGGCTATGGCTCGCATGACGGCATTCACCATCACCTCTACCTGTCGGAAAGCCTGGTGCTGCGCATCGACGATCCCAAGGCGATCTGCACCATCGGCGCCGATGTCGGCAAGGTGCCCGCCGGTAAGTGA
- a CDS encoding benzoate/H(+) symporter BenE family transporter translates to MPLASLSAALIAALVGFGGTVALIVQAGQALGGTPDQITSAVTALCLGIALPGALLSFRLRMPVVLAWSTPGAALLAASTLHAGWAEATGAFMAAALMMIILGLVPALGRLAARIPAAVAAAMLAGVLLPFCMSLFRALQSDALLAGLVLIVFVVARQRAPTFALLIVLVVAVAAVVLGGNFTAPHDGDLFGSLVPVMPVFDPAVIISLGLPLFLVTLVSQNLPGFVVLAQAGYTAPTRPVLTLTGLASLLLAPMGAHAVNLAAITAAICTGPDAHPDPRRRWVTGIAYAGFYVLLALFSAPLVDLFMGLPRDTIQIITGVALLGPLTGSIAGMLSNPDDREVAVMTFAATASGVTLFGIGSAFWGLVTGFLVLAARRLLARRRDVVRGSA, encoded by the coding sequence TTGCCGCTCGCTTCGCTCTCCGCTGCCCTCATCGCCGCCCTGGTCGGCTTCGGCGGCACCGTCGCCCTGATCGTCCAGGCCGGCCAGGCCCTGGGCGGCACACCTGATCAGATCACCTCGGCGGTCACCGCCCTCTGTCTCGGCATTGCGCTGCCCGGTGCGCTGCTCAGCTTCCGGCTGCGCATGCCGGTGGTGCTGGCCTGGTCGACACCGGGGGCGGCCCTGCTCGCCGCCTCGACCCTTCATGCCGGCTGGGCCGAAGCGACCGGCGCCTTCATGGCGGCTGCGCTGATGATGATCATCCTGGGGTTGGTGCCGGCGCTGGGCCGGCTGGCCGCCAGGATCCCGGCGGCCGTCGCCGCCGCCATGCTCGCGGGCGTGCTGCTGCCCTTCTGCATGTCGCTGTTCCGCGCCTTGCAGAGCGATGCCCTGCTCGCGGGGCTGGTGCTGATCGTCTTCGTGGTCGCCCGGCAGCGCGCGCCCACTTTCGCCCTGCTGATCGTGCTGGTGGTGGCGGTCGCGGCGGTGGTGCTGGGTGGCAATTTCACCGCACCGCATGACGGCGACCTCTTCGGCAGTCTGGTGCCGGTGATGCCGGTCTTCGATCCGGCGGTGATCATCAGCCTGGGCCTGCCGCTGTTTCTGGTGACGCTGGTCTCGCAGAACCTGCCGGGTTTCGTGGTGCTGGCCCAGGCCGGCTATACCGCGCCCACCCGGCCGGTGCTGACGCTCACCGGCCTCGCCTCGCTGCTGCTGGCTCCGATGGGCGCCCATGCGGTCAATCTGGCGGCGATCACCGCCGCGATCTGCACCGGCCCCGATGCCCATCCCGACCCGCGCCGACGCTGGGTCACCGGCATCGCCTATGCGGGTTTCTATGTGCTGCTGGCCCTGTTTTCGGCACCGCTGGTCGATCTGTTCATGGGGCTGCCGCGCGACACCATCCAGATCATCACCGGCGTGGCCCTGCTCGGCCCGCTCACCGGGTCGATCGCGGGCATGCTGTCGAACCCCGACGACCGAGAGGTGGCGGTGATGACCTTCGCCGCCACGGCCTCGGGTGTCACCCTGTTCGGCATCGGCTCGGCCTTCTGGGGGCTGGTGACCGGCTTCCTGGTGCTGGCGGCCCGGCGCCTGCTGGCCCGGCGGCGCGACGTGGTGCGCGGTTCCGCATGA
- a CDS encoding ABC transporter substrate-binding protein, with protein MNTRNAIAAAVLATMTGLAAGAAQAEISDNVVRIGVLNDQSGIYADVTGQASVIAARMAVEDYGGKVKGVPVEVIFADHQNKPDIGSNIANQWYDRDGVDVIVDVPTSSVGLAVQNIAKEKGKLHLNAGAGTSDLTSKACSPTGIHYVYDTYALATGTGSALVGQGAKKWYFITADYAFGHALERDTTNAVNAAGGEVVGGVRAPFPTTDFSSFLLQAQGSGADVIGLANAGGDTVNSIKQASEFGITQGGQKLAGLLVFINDIHALGLQVAQGLVVTTGYYWDMNDETRAFAKRFQEKAGKMPNMLQAGIYSGVTQYLKAIEATGSDDGKTVADQMKATPINDFFAKNGHIRPDGRMVHDMYLVEVKKPEESKGPWDYYKVLATIPGDQAFRPMDKGECPLVKK; from the coding sequence ATGAACACCAGGAACGCGATCGCTGCCGCGGTTCTTGCGACCATGACCGGCCTCGCCGCGGGGGCGGCTCAGGCCGAGATCTCGGACAATGTCGTGCGCATCGGCGTGCTCAACGACCAGTCGGGCATCTATGCCGACGTCACCGGCCAGGCCTCGGTCATCGCCGCCCGCATGGCGGTGGAGGATTACGGCGGCAAGGTCAAGGGCGTGCCGGTCGAGGTGATCTTCGCCGACCACCAGAACAAGCCGGATATCGGGTCCAACATCGCCAACCAGTGGTACGACCGCGACGGCGTCGACGTGATCGTCGACGTTCCGACCTCGTCGGTGGGTCTGGCGGTTCAGAATATCGCCAAGGAAAAGGGCAAGCTGCACCTGAACGCCGGTGCCGGCACCTCGGACCTGACCAGCAAGGCCTGCTCGCCCACCGGCATCCACTACGTCTACGACACCTATGCGCTGGCGACCGGCACCGGTTCGGCGCTGGTCGGTCAGGGCGCCAAGAAGTGGTATTTCATCACTGCCGACTATGCCTTCGGCCACGCGCTGGAGCGTGACACCACCAACGCGGTGAATGCCGCGGGCGGCGAGGTGGTGGGCGGTGTGCGCGCGCCCTTCCCGACCACCGACTTCTCGTCCTTCCTGCTCCAGGCGCAAGGCTCGGGCGCGGACGTGATCGGCCTGGCCAATGCCGGCGGCGATACCGTCAACTCCATCAAGCAGGCGTCGGAATTCGGCATCACCCAGGGCGGGCAGAAGCTGGCCGGCCTGCTGGTGTTCATCAACGACATCCATGCGCTCGGCCTGCAGGTCGCCCAGGGGCTGGTGGTCACCACCGGCTATTACTGGGACATGAACGACGAGACCCGCGCCTTCGCCAAGCGGTTCCAGGAGAAGGCCGGCAAGATGCCCAACATGCTCCAGGCGGGCATCTATTCGGGCGTCACCCAGTATCTGAAGGCGATCGAGGCCACCGGTTCGGATGACGGCAAGACCGTGGCCGACCAGATGAAGGCGACCCCGATCAACGACTTCTTCGCCAAGAACGGCCATATCCGCCCCGACGGCCGCATGGTGCACGACATGTATCTTGTCGAGGTGAAGAAGCCCGAGGAGTCGAAGGGCCCCTGGGACTATTACAAGGTGCTGGCCACCATCCCGGGCGATCAGGCCTTCCGCCCCATGGACAAGGGTGAGTGCCCGCTGGTCAAGAAGTAA
- a CDS encoding MFS transporter: MIAVMCLCEVLSMAAYGCYPALLPLLRDDWRLSNGTAGWISSAFFVGYVAAVPVLTGATDRVDARRVYIGSLTLIALATLGFGSFATGPLSAGLFQALAGAGFAGSYMPGLKILSDHVRGPKASRAVASYTACFSLGAGLSVWLAGLVAAAGGWQAGFWSAGALAATALVLALIAVPATPPPAPAAGIRHRSWWMPPDFRPVLRNRRAIAYTLAYAGHCWEMFGLRSWLVAFLVHAGAAAAWASSLGGAIIASGILTSFFGNEMAMRLGRRRWITVAMSVTAVLAGVTAAVAGAPLALVLVVVAVYNLMVMADSASLTAGAVAESDPSVRGAAMAMHALLGFGGAILSPITFGLALDGAGGDGDPLGWAAGFAVLAAGGLIGLAAFRRIGRDGPPPPVMISGEDRGNG, from the coding sequence ATGATCGCCGTGATGTGCCTGTGCGAGGTGCTGTCCATGGCGGCCTATGGGTGCTATCCGGCCCTGTTGCCGCTGCTGCGCGACGACTGGCGCCTCAGCAACGGCACGGCCGGCTGGATTTCTTCGGCCTTCTTCGTGGGCTATGTCGCGGCGGTGCCGGTGCTGACCGGTGCCACCGACCGGGTCGATGCCCGGCGGGTCTATATCGGCTCGCTCACCCTGATCGCGCTGGCCACACTCGGCTTCGGCAGTTTTGCCACCGGGCCACTGTCGGCCGGCCTGTTCCAGGCGCTGGCCGGTGCCGGTTTCGCCGGGTCCTACATGCCCGGCCTCAAGATCCTGAGCGATCATGTCCGCGGCCCCAAGGCCAGCCGGGCGGTCGCCAGCTATACCGCCTGCTTCTCGCTGGGGGCCGGGCTGTCGGTCTGGCTGGCGGGGCTGGTGGCCGCCGCCGGCGGCTGGCAGGCCGGGTTCTGGTCGGCGGGGGCACTGGCGGCCACGGCGCTGGTGCTGGCGCTGATCGCGGTGCCGGCAACACCGCCGCCCGCGCCGGCCGCCGGCATCCGCCATCGCTCCTGGTGGATGCCGCCGGATTTCCGGCCGGTGCTGCGCAACCGCCGGGCCATCGCCTATACGCTCGCCTATGCCGGCCATTGCTGGGAGATGTTCGGCCTGCGCAGCTGGCTGGTGGCCTTTCTGGTCCATGCCGGCGCCGCGGCCGCCTGGGCCAGCAGCCTGGGCGGCGCGATCATCGCCTCGGGGATTCTGACCAGTTTCTTCGGCAACGAGATGGCGATGCGGCTTGGTCGTCGGCGCTGGATCACGGTCGCGATGTCGGTGACGGCGGTGCTGGCCGGCGTGACCGCGGCGGTCGCCGGCGCACCGCTCGCCCTCGTGCTGGTGGTGGTGGCGGTCTACAATCTGATGGTCATGGCCGACAGCGCCTCGCTGACCGCGGGCGCGGTCGCCGAAAGCGATCCGTCGGTGCGCGGGGCCGCGATGGCCATGCATGCGCTGCTGGGCTTCGGCGGCGCGATCCTGTCGCCGATCACCTTCGGTCTGGCGCTCGACGGGGCAGGGGGCGACGGCGACCCGCTGGGCTGGGCGGCGGGTTTCGCGGTGCTGGCGGCGGGCGGGCTGATCGGCCTTGCCGCCTTCCGCAGGATCGGCAGGGACGGCCCACCTCCGCCTGTGATGATTTCGGGGGAGGACCGTGGCAACGGTTGA
- the mobB gene encoding molybdopterin-guanine dinucleotide biosynthesis protein B, which yields MRIIGLVGPGNSGKTTLIEGLIPLLAAGGRQVVTVKRSHHRPDLDRPGKDSDRHRRAGAAAVVVGGGGLVGVLREEPATAPDGVSEPDPADQLRRWLTLAGPADIAIVEGFAGAGHPRLEVLAPGRRDARWPLYPRDDRILGVVVPDPAALTCAALDRDMLGGRPIFGRDDLHAVAGFVLSEAWPSWS from the coding sequence ATGCGGATCATCGGCCTGGTGGGGCCCGGCAACAGCGGCAAGACCACGCTGATCGAGGGGCTGATCCCGCTGCTTGCGGCCGGGGGGCGGCAGGTGGTCACCGTGAAGCGCAGCCATCACCGCCCGGATCTGGATCGGCCGGGCAAGGACAGCGACCGTCATCGCCGGGCCGGGGCGGCCGCTGTGGTGGTGGGCGGCGGCGGCCTGGTCGGTGTGCTGCGGGAAGAGCCGGCGACCGCGCCGGACGGCGTTTCGGAACCCGATCCGGCGGACCAGCTGCGCCGCTGGCTCACCCTTGCCGGGCCGGCGGATATCGCCATCGTCGAAGGCTTCGCCGGCGCCGGCCATCCGCGGCTGGAGGTGCTGGCCCCCGGCCGGCGCGATGCGCGCTGGCCGCTCTATCCGCGCGACGACCGGATCCTGGGCGTCGTCGTGCCCGACCCGGCAGCCCTGACCTGCGCGGCCCTCGACCGCGACATGCTGGGTGGGCGGCCGATCTTCGGCCGCGACGATCTGCATGCCGTGGCAGGTTTCGTGCTGTCTGAGGCGTGGCCCTCCTGGTCCTGA
- a CDS encoding CmpA/NrtA family ABC transporter substrate-binding protein, whose translation MTDKIIPPASPDASAAADARRFRISRRGLLGAAATLAAARLLLPGGAFAAATGAAPEKTDLAIGFIPLTDCAPLVIAHEKGFFKREGLKVTLSKEASWANIRDKMTIGALDAAHMLAGMPIAATLGLGAIPQAQVTALSLDLNGNAITLSNALHDRMVAADPAAMAERPMTARALKAVIDADKAAGKAPLTFAAVFPVSSHMYELRYWLASAGIDPDADLRIIVIPPPQMVANLRAGNCDGYCVGEPWNERAVEAGIGKVAITSVELWANQPEKVLGVAADWAEKNPATHEAMLRAVIAAGQWLDDPANRAEAADIIAGRAYVNAPAEVVRMSMTGTFRYAADEAPRPLPDFNVFSRYAANFPWISHAEWTLTQMIRWGQIDRPVDIAATAAAVYRPDLYRKVAAQMDIATPTIDRKPEGINTSAWTLTRATRPIAMGPDVFFDGTRFDPADPVGYIRQFAIKAPAVDLTALAAAQTTPRASAA comes from the coding sequence ATGACCGACAAGATCATTCCGCCCGCCTCTCCCGACGCCTCCGCCGCCGCGGATGCGCGCCGCTTCCGGATCAGCCGGCGGGGGCTGCTGGGGGCCGCCGCGACGCTGGCCGCCGCAAGGCTGCTGCTGCCGGGCGGCGCCTTTGCCGCCGCGACCGGTGCGGCGCCCGAGAAGACCGACCTTGCCATCGGCTTCATTCCGCTGACCGATTGCGCCCCCCTGGTCATCGCCCATGAGAAGGGATTCTTCAAGCGCGAAGGCCTGAAGGTCACCCTGTCGAAAGAGGCGTCCTGGGCCAATATCCGCGACAAGATGACCATCGGCGCGCTGGATGCCGCCCATATGCTGGCCGGCATGCCGATCGCCGCGACCCTGGGTCTCGGCGCCATTCCCCAGGCGCAGGTGACCGCCCTGTCGCTGGACCTGAACGGCAATGCGATCACGCTGTCCAACGCGCTCCATGACCGGATGGTTGCGGCCGACCCGGCGGCGATGGCCGAACGGCCGATGACCGCCCGGGCGCTGAAGGCGGTGATCGATGCCGACAAGGCCGCCGGCAAGGCGCCGCTGACCTTTGCCGCGGTCTTCCCGGTGTCGTCGCATATGTACGAGCTGCGCTACTGGCTGGCCTCGGCCGGGATCGATCCGGATGCCGATCTGCGCATCATCGTAATCCCGCCGCCGCAGATGGTCGCCAATCTGCGTGCCGGCAATTGCGACGGCTATTGCGTGGGCGAACCCTGGAACGAACGCGCGGTCGAGGCCGGCATCGGCAAGGTCGCGATCACCAGCGTCGAGCTCTGGGCCAATCAGCCCGAAAAGGTGCTGGGCGTCGCCGCCGACTGGGCGGAGAAGAACCCCGCGACCCACGAGGCGATGCTGCGCGCGGTGATCGCCGCCGGCCAGTGGCTGGACGATCCGGCGAACCGGGCGGAGGCCGCCGACATCATCGCCGGCCGCGCCTATGTGAATGCGCCGGCCGAGGTGGTGCGGATGTCGATGACCGGCACCTTCCGCTATGCCGCCGACGAGGCGCCGCGCCCGCTGCCCGATTTCAACGTCTTCAGCCGCTATGCCGCCAACTTCCCCTGGATCAGCCATGCCGAATGGACGCTGACCCAGATGATCCGCTGGGGCCAGATCGACCGGCCGGTCGACATCGCCGCCACCGCGGCCGCGGTCTACAGACCCGATCTCTACCGCAAGGTCGCGGCCCAGATGGACATTGCCACACCGACCATCGATCGCAAGCCCGAAGGTATCAACACCTCCGCCTGGACCCTGACCCGCGCGACCCGGCCGATCGCCATGGGCCCGGATGTGTTCTTCGACGGCACCCGCTTCGATCCGGCCGACCCGGTCGGCTATATCCGCCAGTTCGCGATCAAGGCCCCGGCCGTGGACCTGACCGCACTGGCCGCCGCCCAGACCACCCCGCGCGCCAGCGCCGCCTGA
- a CDS encoding encapsulin-associated ferritin-like protein, with the protein MAGEVLHAPREKLSRHTLALHHAISSLMEELEAVDWYRQRADDCEDDELREILLHNMREEIEHAMMTLEWLRRNDGDFAEQIKTYLFTEGPITEVEESATGGGDETGGGGEGGGGDGLTIGRMKKRR; encoded by the coding sequence ATGGCCGGAGAGGTCCTGCATGCCCCGCGCGAGAAGCTGAGCCGCCACACCCTGGCGCTCCATCATGCAATCTCGTCGCTGATGGAAGAGCTGGAGGCGGTGGACTGGTACCGCCAGCGGGCCGATGACTGCGAGGACGACGAGCTGCGCGAGATCCTGCTGCACAATATGCGCGAGGAAATCGAGCACGCCATGATGACGCTGGAATGGCTGCGCCGGAACGACGGCGACTTTGCCGAGCAGATCAAGACCTATCTGTTCACCGAAGGCCCGATCACCGAGGTGGAGGAAAGCGCCACCGGCGGCGGTGACGAGACGGGCGGTGGCGGAGAGGGCGGCGGCGGTGACGGCCTGACCATCGGCCGCATGAAGAAGCGCCGCTGA
- the ntrB gene encoding nitrate ABC transporter permease produces MADISLDGAAKGTGIGRRLGLVAERIVWPLLTLAVALGGWTLIQQTVATDLPGVGETLARGIELFSDPFYIAGPNDQGIFWQLLYSLGRVLAGFGLACLIGLPLGLLIGTSQAASRAFTPFIEVMRPVSPLAWLPIGLLLFRAVDPSAIFVILITSIWPVILNTAAGVRAVPADYVQVGRVLRLGRLAMFRRILLPAALPYVLAGMRLSLGTAWMVIVAAEMLTGGVGIGFFIWDEWNNLSVPSILVAIVLIGLVGIALDAAMAAVQRRLSH; encoded by the coding sequence ATGGCCGACATCTCCCTCGACGGTGCCGCAAAGGGCACCGGCATCGGACGGCGCCTCGGCCTTGTGGCCGAGCGCATCGTCTGGCCGCTTCTGACCCTCGCCGTCGCCCTCGGCGGCTGGACGCTGATCCAGCAGACGGTGGCGACCGACCTGCCGGGCGTTGGTGAAACCCTCGCCCGCGGTATCGAGCTGTTTTCCGACCCGTTCTACATCGCGGGGCCCAACGACCAGGGCATCTTCTGGCAGCTGCTCTATTCGCTGGGCCGGGTGCTGGCGGGCTTCGGCCTCGCCTGCCTGATCGGCCTGCCGCTGGGCCTGTTGATCGGCACCAGCCAGGCGGCGTCCCGCGCCTTCACCCCCTTCATCGAGGTGATGCGCCCGGTCAGCCCGCTCGCCTGGCTGCCGATCGGCCTGCTGCTGTTCCGGGCGGTCGATCCTTCCGCGATCTTCGTGATCCTGATCACCAGCATCTGGCCGGTGATCCTGAATACCGCCGCCGGCGTGCGCGCCGTGCCGGCCGATTACGTCCAGGTCGGCCGCGTGCTGCGCCTGGGCCGGCTTGCCATGTTCCGCCGCATCCTGCTGCCCGCCGCCCTGCCCTATGTGCTGGCCGGCATGCGGCTGTCGCTCGGCACCGCCTGGATGGTGATCGTGGCAGCAGAAATGCTCACCGGCGGGGTCGGCATCGGCTTCTTCATCTGGGACGAGTGGAACAACCTCTCGGTCCCCAGCATCCTGGTGGCGATCGTCCTGATCGGGCTGGTGGGCATCGCGCTCGACGCCGCCATGGCCGCCGTTCAGCGCCGCCTTTCCCATTGA